One stretch of Callospermophilus lateralis isolate mCalLat2 chromosome 11, mCalLat2.hap1, whole genome shotgun sequence DNA includes these proteins:
- the Pgap3 gene encoding GPI-specific phospholipase A2-like PGAP3 isoform X1 has product MAGRAARLVLLAGAAALASGSQGDREPVYRDCVLRCEERNCSGGALRHFRSRQPIYMSLAGWTCHDDCKYECMWVTVDMYLQDGHRVPQFHGKWPFSRFLFFQEPASALASFLNGLASLMMLCRYRTSVPACSPMYHTCVAFAWVSLNAWFWSTVFHTRDTDLTEKMDYFCASTVILHSVYLCCVRTVGLQYPAVARAFRAFLLLLLTTHVSYLSLVHFDYGYNLAANVAFGLVNVVWWLTWCLRNHRRLPHVRKCVVVVLLLQGLSLLELLDFPPFFWVLDAHAIWHISTIPVHILFFSFLEDDSLYLLKESEAKFKLA; this is encoded by the exons ATGGCCGGCCGCGCGGCGCGGCTGGTGCTACTAGCCGGAGCAGCCGCGCTAGCAAGCGGCTCTCAGGGCGACCGCGAGCCGGTGTACCGCGACTGCGTGCTTCGGTGCGAGGAGCGGAACTGCTCGGGGGGCGCACTGAGGCACTTCCGCTCCCGCCAGCCAATCTACATGAGTCTGGCAG GTTGGACTTGTCATGACGACTGTAAGTATGAATGTATGTGGGTCACTGTTGACATGTACCTCCAGGATGGTCACAGAGTGCCTCAGTTCCATGGCAAG TGGCCTTTCTCCCGGTTCCTGTTCTTCCAAGAGCCAGCTTCTGCCCTGGCCTCTTTCCTCAATGGCTTGGCCAGTCTGATGATGCTCTGCCGCTACCGCACTTCCGTGCCAGCCTGCTCTCCTATGTACCACACCTGTGTGGCCTTCGCCTGG GTGTCCCTCAATGCTTGGTTCTGGTCCACAGTCTTCCACACCAGGGACACCGACCTCACAGAG AAAATGGACTACTTCTGTGCCTCCACTGTCATCCTCCACTCAGTCTACTTGTGCTGCGTCAG GACCGTGGGTTTGCAGTACCCAGCCGTGGCCAGAGCCTTCCGGGccttcctgctgctgctgctgaccaCACATGTCTCCTACTTGAGCCTCGTGCACTTTGACTATGGCTACAACCTGGCGGCTAACGTGGCTTTTG GTCTGGTGAATGTGGTGTGGTGGCTGACCTGGTGCCTACGGAACCACCGGAGACTGCCGCATGTGCGCAAGTGCGTGGTGGTGGTCTTGCTGCTGCAGGGGCTGTCCCTGCTGGAGCTGCTTGACTTCCCACCCTTCTTCTGGGTCCTGGACGCCCATGCCATCTGGCACATCAGCACCATTCCTGTTCACATCCTCTTTTTCAG CTTCCTGGAAGACGACAGCCTGTACCTACTGAAGGAATCAGAAGCCAAGTTCAAGCTGGCCTGA
- the Pgap3 gene encoding GPI-specific phospholipase A2-like PGAP3 isoform X2 → MAGRAARLVLLAGAAALASGSQGDREPVYRDCVLRCEERNCSGGALRHFRSRQPIYMSLAGWTCHDDCKYECMWVTVDMYLQDGHRVPQFHGKVSLNAWFWSTVFHTRDTDLTEKMDYFCASTVILHSVYLCCVRTVGLQYPAVARAFRAFLLLLLTTHVSYLSLVHFDYGYNLAANVAFGLVNVVWWLTWCLRNHRRLPHVRKCVVVVLLLQGLSLLELLDFPPFFWVLDAHAIWHISTIPVHILFFSFLEDDSLYLLKESEAKFKLA, encoded by the exons ATGGCCGGCCGCGCGGCGCGGCTGGTGCTACTAGCCGGAGCAGCCGCGCTAGCAAGCGGCTCTCAGGGCGACCGCGAGCCGGTGTACCGCGACTGCGTGCTTCGGTGCGAGGAGCGGAACTGCTCGGGGGGCGCACTGAGGCACTTCCGCTCCCGCCAGCCAATCTACATGAGTCTGGCAG GTTGGACTTGTCATGACGACTGTAAGTATGAATGTATGTGGGTCACTGTTGACATGTACCTCCAGGATGGTCACAGAGTGCCTCAGTTCCATGGCAAG GTGTCCCTCAATGCTTGGTTCTGGTCCACAGTCTTCCACACCAGGGACACCGACCTCACAGAG AAAATGGACTACTTCTGTGCCTCCACTGTCATCCTCCACTCAGTCTACTTGTGCTGCGTCAG GACCGTGGGTTTGCAGTACCCAGCCGTGGCCAGAGCCTTCCGGGccttcctgctgctgctgctgaccaCACATGTCTCCTACTTGAGCCTCGTGCACTTTGACTATGGCTACAACCTGGCGGCTAACGTGGCTTTTG GTCTGGTGAATGTGGTGTGGTGGCTGACCTGGTGCCTACGGAACCACCGGAGACTGCCGCATGTGCGCAAGTGCGTGGTGGTGGTCTTGCTGCTGCAGGGGCTGTCCCTGCTGGAGCTGCTTGACTTCCCACCCTTCTTCTGGGTCCTGGACGCCCATGCCATCTGGCACATCAGCACCATTCCTGTTCACATCCTCTTTTTCAG CTTCCTGGAAGACGACAGCCTGTACCTACTGAAGGAATCAGAAGCCAAGTTCAAGCTGGCCTGA
- the Pnmt gene encoding phenylethanolamine N-methyltransferase: MSQADRSHTAGTDWDPGRAAVASAYQRFEPGAYLRNNYTPPRGDLSSPDGVGPWKLRCLAQTFATGEVAGRTLIDIGSGPTIYQLLSACAHFEDITMTDFLEVNRQELGLWLREEPGAFNWSVYSQHVCLIEGKGESWQEKERQLRARVKRVLPIDVHQPQPLGIASLAPLPADALVSAFCLEAVSPDLPSFQRALDHITTLLRPGGHLLLIGALEESWYLAGKARLAVVPVREEEVREALVLSGYEVRDLRTYIMPTHLRTGVDDVKGIFFAWAQKKVGVEV; the protein is encoded by the exons ATGAGCCAAGCAGACCGGAGCCACACAGCAGGTACAGACTGGGATCCCGGCCGGGCTGCGGTCGCCTCGGCCTACCAGCGCTTCGAGCCCGGAGCCTACCTGCGCAACAACTATACTCCCCCTCGAGGGGACCTGAGTAGCCCGGACGGCGTCGGGCCTTGGAAGCTGCGCTGCTTGGCGCAAACCTTCGCCACGG GTGAGGTGGCTGGCCGCACCCTCATTGATATTGGTTCAGGACCTACCATATACCAGCTGCTCAGTGCCTGTGCCCACTTTGAAGACATTACCATGACAGATTTCCTGGAGGTCAACCGCCAAGAGCTGGGGCTCTGGCTGCGTGAGGAGCCAGGGGCTTTCAACTGGAGCGTGTACAGCCAGCATGTCTGCCTCATTGAGGGAAAGGG TGAGTCCTGGCAGGAGAAGGAGCGCCAGCTACGAGCCAGAGTGAAGCGGGTCCTGCCCATTGATGTGCACCAACCCCAGCCCTTGGGCATTGCCAGCCTGGCGCCTCTGCCTGCTGATGCCCTAGTCTCTGCCTTCTGCCTGGAAGCTGTGAGTCCAGACCTTCCCAGCTTTCAGCGGGCCCTGGACCACATCACCACTCTGCTCAGGCCTGGGGGACACCTCCTCCTCATTGGGGCCCTAGAGGAGTCATGGTACCTGGCTGGGAAGGCCAGGCTGGCAGTGGTGCCTGTGCGTGAGGAGGAGGTGAGGGAGGCGCTGGTGCTCAGTGGCTATGAGGTACGGGACCTTCGCACCTACATCATGCCTACCCACCTCCGGACAGGCGTGGATGATGTCAAGGGCATCTTCTTTGCCTGGGCCCAGAAGAAGGTGGGGGTGGAGGTGTGA
- the Tcap gene encoding telethonin: protein MATSELCCQVSEENRERREAFWAEWKDLTLSTRPEEGCSLHEEDTQRHETYHRQGQCQALVQRSPWLVMRMGILGRGLQEYQLPYQRVLPLPIFTPTKVGAAKEEREETPEQLWELLALETALGGQCLERQEVAEITKQLPPVVPVSKPGTLRRTLSRSMSQEAQRG from the exons ATGGCCACTTCAGAGCTGTGCTGCCAGGTGTCCGAGGAGAACCGCGAACGCCGAGAGGCCTTCTGGGCTGAGTGGAAGGATCTGACTCTGTCCACACGGCCCGAAGAGGG TTGCTCCCTGCATGAGGAGGATACGCAGCGGCATGAGACCTACCATCGGCAGGGGCAGTGCCAGGCGCTGGTGCAGCGCTCTCCCTGGCTGGTGATGCGTATGGGCATCCTGGGCCGCGGGCTGCAAGAGTACCAGCTGCCCTACCAGCGGGTGCTACCCCTGCCCATCTTCACACCCACCAAGGTGGGGGCTGCCAAGGAGGAGCGTGAGGAAACTCCCGAGCAGCTGTGGGAGCTGCTGGCATTGGAGACGGCCCTGGGTGGCCAGTGCCTGGAGCGCCAGGAAGTGGCCGAGATCACCAAGCAGCTGCCCCCTGTGGTGCCCGTCAGCAAGCCTGGAACCCTTCGTCGTACCCTGTCCCGCTCCATGtcccaggaagcacagagaggctGA
- the Stard3 gene encoding stAR-related lipid transfer protein 3, whose translation MSTRPRELTGDLERSLPAVASLGSSLSHSQSLSSHFLPPPPEKRRAISDVRRTFCLFVTFDLLFISLLWIIELNTNTGIRKNLEQEIIHYNFKTSFFDIFVLAFFRFSGLLLGYAVLRLRHWWVIAVTTLVSSAFLIVKVILSELLSKGAFGYLLPIVSFVLAWLETWFLDFKVLPQEAEEERWYFAAQAAVARGPLLFSGALSEGQFYSPPESFAGSDNESDEEVTGKKSFSAQEREYLRQGKEATAVVDQILAQEENWKFEKNNEYGDTVYTIEVPFHGKTFILKTFLPCPAELVYQEVILQPERMVLWNKTVTACQILQRVEDNTLVSYDVSAGAAGGVVSPRDFVNVRRIERRRDRYLSSGIATTHCAKPPTHKYVRGENGPGGFVVLKSASNPRVCTFVWILNTDLKGRLPRYLIHQSLAATMFEFAFHLRQRIGELGARV comes from the exons ATGAGCACACGACCCCGGGAACTGACTGGTGACTTGGAGCGCAGCCTGCCAGCCGTGGCTTCCCTGGGCTCATCATTGTCCCATAGCCAAAGCCTCTCATCACACTTCCTCCCACCACCTCCAGAGAAGCGCAGGGCCATCTCTGATGTCCGCCGCACCTTCTGCCTCTTTGTCACCTTCGACCTGCTCTTTATCTCCCTGCTGTGGATTATCGAGCTGAAC ACCAACACAGGCATCCGCAAGAACCTGGAGCAGGAGATCATCCACTACAACTTTAAGACGTCCTTCTTTGACATCTTT GTCCTGGCCTTCTTCCGCTTCTCTGGACTACTCCTGGGCTATGCTGTGCTGCGGCTCCGCCACTGGTGGGTGATTGCG GTCACTACACTGGTCTCCAGTGCCTTCCTCATTGTCAAGGTTATCCTCTCTGAG CTGCTCAGCAAAGGTGCGTTTGGCTACCTGCTTCCCATCGTCTCCTTTGTCCTTGCCTGGTTGGAGACCTGGTTCCTTGACTTCAAAGTTCTaccccaggaggctgaggaggagcgAT GGTATTTTGCTGCCCAGGCTGCTGTTGCACGTGGACCCCTGCTGTTCTCTGGGGCTCTGTCTGAGGGCCAGTTCTACTCACCCCCAGAATCCTTTGCAG GGTCTGACAACGAATCAGATGAGGAAGTCACTGGGAAGAAAAGTTTCTCTGCCCAG GAGCGAGAGTACCTCCGCCAGGGGAAGGAGGCCACTGCCGTGGTGGACCAGATCCTGGCCCAGGAGGAGAACTGGAAGTTTGAGAAGAATAAT GAGTATGGGGACACTGTGTACACGATCGAGGTTCCCTTTCATGGCAAGACCTTCATCCTGAAG ACCTTCCTGCCCTGTCCTGCGGAGCTGGTGTACCAAGAGGTGATTCTGCAGCCCGAGAGGATGGTGCTGTGGAACAAGACAGTGACTGCCTGCCAG ATCCTGCAGCGGGTGGAAGACAACACCCTCGTTTCCTACGACGTGTCTGCAGGGGCTGCAGGCGGTGTGGTCTCTCCCAG GGACTTTGTGAATGTCCGGCGCATAGAGCGGCGCAGAGACCGGTACCTCTCATCAGGAATTGCCACCACACACTGTGCCAAGCCTCCAACGCACAAATATGTCAG GGGAGAGAATGGTCCTGGGGGCTTCGTCGTGCTCAAATCAGCCAGCAACCCTCGAGTCTGCACTTTTGTCTGGATTCTTAACACAGATCTCAAG GGTCGCCTGCCCAGGTACCTCATCCACCAGAGCCTCGCAGCCACCATGTTTGAATTTGCGTTTCACCTGCGGCAGCGCATTGGAGAGTTGGGGGCCCGGGTGTGA